The nucleotide window ATTTCGCTTATTATCTACATCCTGGTCATTGGCAGTTTTGTGTTAAGTAAGAGATTGGATATTCCGCTCTATATGGAAACAGGAGGCAACTCGCGCTACGTTACTTCTTTGCCAACAATTTCATTTTTAATGTCTTCCTTAATGGTCGTGAGTACGTTTATTTATATTATCAGTCATGGGGATTTCTTTAGTTTTCGTAAAGCCGAGTTAAGTTATGAAAGAGTCATGTTCGTCCACTTTGCAGAAATTATTGTATGTGGTGCTACCCTGTTTATTTTGATTTTCACATTAATCAATGCGTTATATGTGTATTTTTAGATGGATGGCTACTATCGACAATAGGCACACACCAGTAAATTATTGCATACTTTAACTACAATAAAAAGAGGTGAACTATTGAATCCGAATCAAGATTATACATCAGTGCAGCCCCAGTTTACATTCGACCTTAATAAAAACCCGTTGTTCGTAAAAGACCAGCAAAATTTTATTAATGTAATGGGCGTCAACCAGTTAAACACATTGGATAATATATCGCTGCTTGATATTTATTTGAGCGCCAATAATGTCATTGAACCGCACTACCACCAAAATGCGGCGGAACTTGTTTATTGTATTGCGGGAAGTGCGATTGTTTCGATTTTAAATCCGTTTACGAAACAGCTGATGCATTTTCCGATTACCCCCGGCCAGGTCGCAAACGTCCCTCAAGGTTGGTGGCATTACGAAGTCGCCACGCAAAACAACACGCATCTGCTTGCCATTTTCAACGCACCGACACCTGAAGTCATTTTAGGTTCCGACCTGCTCAAGCTGACACCAGCAAATATTATGGCCCACACATATGGGATGAACGAAAATTTATGGACGCAGGCAGTTGCACCGGTACGCCCGAATACCTTCATCGGTCCACCAAACCCATGGCAGCAAGTCCAGCCCGGCAACTACCGCGGCGGGTATGAGCAGTAGTTTTTCTCGGTCAAAGGAATCAAATTTCTAAAAAGCATTTGCATAATGAAACGGCCGTGTTATGATAACTGTGAAATTAACCTAATATTGGCAGAATATAATCTGCTCGTAATTGAATATGAAAACTACTGGGGGCGCCTGTTTGGCTGAGAAGTACCCTTTGCACCTGATCTAGGTAATACTAGCGTAGGAAAGTAGTGTCGATTCCCTATTTTATATTTTTGTATAGGCTACGATACCACTTTCTTAATTGAAAGTGGTTTTTTTGTTGCAAAAATTATTGTAAAGGATGGTAGAAATGAATAAAACGAGAAAGCTTACATACTCCGCGATTATCGCAGCGATTACGACGATTCTCAGCAGTATGGTGTACATCCCATTAGGTTTTGCGAAAATTTTTCCGATTCAGCATTTTGCCAATGTCGTATCGGCGGTACTGCTCGGTCCATGGTATGCGGTGTTACAGGCATTTCTTACATCGACGTTGAGAAACTTGATGGGGACAGGCAGTATCTTTGCCTATCCGGGAAGTATGATTGGCGCACTTCTCGCTGCATTTTTGTTTGCGAAAACGAAGAAGCTGGCGTTTGCAGCGGCAGGTGAAGTGATCGGGACAGGGTTGCTTGGTGCGATGGCTACTTATCCGATTGCGGTTTTATTTTTAGGTCAGGAAGCGGCGCTGTTCGGATTTGTCCCGGCATTTATGATGAGTTCGTTTGCGGGTGCGCTTTTAGGCTACGGTTTGCTGAAGGTGATGGTGAGAAACCGGGCGTTTGGCGGGATGCTTTATCAGAATGCGGGTTGATTTGTTGGGGTGTGTTTTTATTAGAACGTTTCGGGTGGTTATTAGAAGTTTGGGGCGGGATATTAGAAGTTCTGCGAAGTTTTTTTGAACAACTTATTGGTGGAGGAGTTTTTGCACTGACCTAGCGGTTTTATTAGAAGAATTGGAGCAGATATTAGAACTTCCGGGCGGGATATTAGAACTTTTACGGACTTTATTAGAATATTTTTTTGCTGGATGTGTTTTTAGAGTGGCACACCTATTTTATCGAACAGATATTAGAACTTTTGCGGATTTTATTAGCACATTTTATTAAGGGAGAATTTTTTCCACCGGCCTAGCTGTTTTATTAGAAGAGTTGGAGCAGATATTAGAAGTTCCGGGCAGGATATTTGAAGATCTGCGGGTGATATTAGAACAAACCACATACTTATTAGAACAACCGACACTTATATTAGAAAATCTCACTTTTATTAGAAGATTTTAAAATATATTAGAACAACTCAGCCCTTTATTAGAAAATGAAGCGCCGGGTATCAATGCACGCCACCCGGCACATTTTATTATGCTAAATTGATCTGCCATGACACGCCGTAGCGGTCATTTAGCCAGCCGAACTTCTTACTGAAACCGTAATCCCCGATTGGCATTAGCGGGTGTCCGCCTTCAAGCAGTTTTTCATACAGATGATCGATTTCCTTTTCCGTATCACATGTAATAAAAATAGAAAACGATGGTGTGAAGTCAAATTCATGTTTCAGATTACTGTCAATGCACATAAATTCCTGACCTTTAATCGAAAAAGTAGCCTGCATGACTTTTCCTTCATCTCCGCCTTCATTTGCCCCATAGCGGACAATGCTCGTAATTTCCGCGTCCTCGATCACTGATGTGTAGAAGTTCATTGCTTCTTCAGCAACACCGCCTTGAAACATTAAAAATGGTTTTGCGCTTTTCATTGTATCCTTCCCCTTCTGAATTCAAATTTACACAACTTCAATTTAGCCTATTTTAGCCTTTTGCGCGAACTTTTCTACCTATAAAAAGGCATCTCCTTACTCGAAGATGCCTTTTGTTTAATATTTAAATTTCGCGATAACGAGCTGCAATTCCTGTGCCAGTTCCGTTAAAGCTTGTGCAGATGATGAAATTTCTTCAATCGCGATAAGCTGTTGTTCCGAAGAGGCGGCAACTTCTTCAGAAATCGCGGCATTGTCTTGAGCAAATGAAGCCTTTTCCTGCACGCTGGAAGATGTTTCGAGAATAGATGCAGACACTTGTTGTGCTGTTGCCGATACTTCTTCCATTTGAGGTGTTACTTGCTCCATACTTTCAGGGTCGGGGTTGGGGTGTAAATTTTATTAGAAGATTTGGGTTAGATATTAGAAGAGTTACATCGGTTATTAGAACATTGGCGGGGTTTATTAGAATAACGTGGATAGGCGGACGCTTTATAGGGGGGAAGTTTTGTTTTTCAGATTGTTCGGGGACGACGTGAGAATTTATTAGAAGAGTTGGGACACATATTAGAACTTCGGGGAAGGTTATTCGAACTTCTGCGGGTGATATTAGAACAAGTGGAGAACTTATTAGCACATCTTATACTTATATTAGAAGATCGCACTTTTATTAGAAGTTTTCCGGATATATTAGAACAACTCGACCTGTTATTAGAACATTAAAAAAGCCTCCTGCGAGAGAACCCTCACAGGAGACTTGCTTCAACAATTATTCTCCGAAAACGATATGCCATTCAGCACGGCCTGCTAAAAATTCTTCAGCTAATGCTTTTGCGCCTTCTAAGCTATGGCTTGCTGCCCAGCCGCATTGTACTTCATTACATGCTGGAACAGACTCTGCCTTCAGTACATCTTGCAGTGTATTTTCAATAATCGTTAATACGCCGTCATAATCATTGTAGTTCAGTAATGCCAAGTAGAAGCCTGTTTGGCAGCCCATTGGCGATAAATCAACGACATCTTCACTATGGTTGCGGATACGGTCTGCCATTAAATGCTCTAAAGAGTGTAGTGACGGCATTTCCATATGTGCTTTGTTCGGCTGTTTGAAACGGATATCGTATTTTGTTACGACATCGCCTTTCGCTCCTGTTTTTGTACCGGCAAGTCGTACATAAGGTGCCACTACTTTTGTATGGTCTAAATCAAAGCTCTCTACATTTGTTTTCTCTGTTGTCATGTTGAATCCCCCTAGTTAGATAAATTGCATAGATTTTATAAATTGTTGAATCCGTTCGTTGTTGTTCGCTGTAAAGAAGTTTTCGGTTACGCCGTCATAGCCGATTTCACCGTTTTCCAGAAATAAAATCCGGTCTGCCACTTCGCGCGCAAAATTCAGGTTGTGCGTCACGATAATCATCGACTTGCCTTCCTCCGCCAAGTCTTTCAGCACCTTCAACACTTCTCCCTCAAGCTCGGGATCCAGTGCACTCGTCGGCTCATCGAACAGTAAAAACTGCGGTTCCATTGCCAATGCTCTCGCGATGGCGACACGCTGCTGCTGACCGCCGGATAATTGCGATGGATACTGGTCTGTTTTATGACTCAGGCCAACCTTCTCCAATAATTGCTTTGCCTTTTGTCTTGCAGCCGCTTTATCTTTCCTTAAAACGGTAACCGGTCCTTCCATCACATTTTCAAGCACTTTCATATGCGGGAACAGATTGAAGCTTTGGAATACCATCGCCGTATTTTGGCGAATTGAAAGCAGGTTCTTTTGAGAGATCGGCTTGTTCAGTTCAACTGTCTGGTTGCCGACTGTCAAAATTCCTTTTTCAGGTCGCTCCAATAAATTGATGCAGCGTAACAGCGTTGATTTCCCTGAACCGGATGGACCTAAAATAACCGTTGTTTCGCCTTCATGGAATGTTAAATTGATATTTTTCAATGCCTCGTTCTCGCCAAAGAACTTCGACATTTGCTGAAATTGTACGA belongs to Solibacillus sp. FSL W7-1436 and includes:
- a CDS encoding cupin domain-containing protein; translation: MNPNQDYTSVQPQFTFDLNKNPLFVKDQQNFINVMGVNQLNTLDNISLLDIYLSANNVIEPHYHQNAAELVYCIAGSAIVSILNPFTKQLMHFPITPGQVANVPQGWWHYEVATQNNTHLLAIFNAPTPEVILGSDLLKLTPANIMAHTYGMNENLWTQAVAPVRPNTFIGPPNPWQQVQPGNYRGGYEQ
- the thiW gene encoding energy coupling factor transporter S component ThiW; this translates as MNKTRKLTYSAIIAAITTILSSMVYIPLGFAKIFPIQHFANVVSAVLLGPWYAVLQAFLTSTLRNLMGTGSIFAYPGSMIGALLAAFLFAKTKKLAFAAAGEVIGTGLLGAMATYPIAVLFLGQEAALFGFVPAFMMSSFAGALLGYGLLKVMVRNRAFGGMLYQNAG
- a CDS encoding VOC family protein — encoded protein: MKSAKPFLMFQGGVAEEAMNFYTSVIEDAEITSIVRYGANEGGDEGKVMQATFSIKGQEFMCIDSNLKHEFDFTPSFSIFITCDTEKEIDHLYEKLLEGGHPLMPIGDYGFSKKFGWLNDRYGVSWQINLA
- a CDS encoding S-ribosylhomocysteine lyase, which produces MTTEKTNVESFDLDHTKVVAPYVRLAGTKTGAKGDVVTKYDIRFKQPNKAHMEMPSLHSLEHLMADRIRNHSEDVVDLSPMGCQTGFYLALLNYNDYDGVLTIIENTLQDVLKAESVPACNEVQCGWAASHSLEGAKALAEEFLAGRAEWHIVFGE
- a CDS encoding amino acid ABC transporter ATP-binding protein, with the translated sequence MVQFQQMSKFFGENEALKNINLTFHEGETTVILGPSGSGKSTLLRCINLLERPEKGILTVGNQTVELNKPISQKNLLSIRQNTAMVFQSFNLFPHMKVLENVMEGPVTVLRKDKAAARQKAKQLLEKVGLSHKTDQYPSQLSGGQQQRVAIARALAMEPQFLLFDEPTSALDPELEGEVLKVLKDLAEEGKSMIIVTHNLNFAREVADRILFLENGEIGYDGVTENFFTANNNERIQQFIKSMQFI